The genomic window ATAACAGTCCCACGTCAACCCTAAGACATCGACACTCAGGTGACGTTTGCGTCCTTTGACCTTCTTGTTGCCATCAATGCCCTGTTCGTCGCCCCTTTTTGTGCCGACTTGACCGACTGGCTATCGCTGATGATTAAGCTCGGTTGTGCCACTCGTCCTTCCTGTACCCGCACCTTCGCTACCAGTGCTGCATTGATCTGCTCCCAGATGCCCAAGCGTACCCAAGAGCGATAGTAGGTGTAAACGGTTTGCCAAGGGGGAAAATCAATCGGCATCGCGCGCCACTTGATGCCATTGTCGGCACGATAGAAGATGGCATTGAGAACTTGGCGTAAATCGACTTGAGGTGGT from Trichocoleus sp. includes these protein-coding regions:
- a CDS encoding IS5 family transposase, translating into MTYPSDLNDAEWLIIEPLLPPDKPVGRPPQVDLRQVLNAIFYRADNGIKWRAMPIDFPPWQTVYTYYRSWVRLGIWEQINAALVAKVRVQEGRVAQPSLIISDSQSVKSAQKGATNRALMATRRSKDANVT